The following are encoded together in the Ooceraea biroi isolate clonal line C1 chromosome 2, Obir_v5.4, whole genome shotgun sequence genome:
- the LOC113561469 gene encoding uncharacterized protein LOC113561469 has protein sequence MASYRSYGDTGAYRSRAGIGNTFGRNTSGGSNLPSCRSSYSGVGSSSVRAAAKERAFAGFGSTFLKKDKLEEKSTFKYSCTKDTDKSRLHSGRASSEDVRAKSPLSDSRSSLLEKYSFSAGKTSERPSSVLDRYNRPASREKSTEPEGILRYGSSTYPGSNFGRTYGNDGRVEKKDHPPVSYRGLRPNSGKTSREPSPEVGKTNSFRVYSRAPSYGRSAASPSEYNCFVIHYKKYRRNI, from the exons GGAGATACGGGAGCATATCGAAGTAGAGCTGGCATTGGTAACACATTCGGTAGGAATACTTCCGGCGGAAGTAACCTGCCAAGCTGTAGAAGTAGCTACTCCGGAGTCGGGTCGAGTTCCGTTCGAGCTGCTGCCAAGGAACGGGCGTTCGCTGGTTTTGGAAGCACTTTTCTCAAAAAGGATAAACTCGAGGAGAAATccacatttaaatattcat GTACCAAAGACACCGATAAAAGCCGATTGCATTCCGGAAGAGCGTCATCCGAAGACGTGAGGGCAAAAAGTCCACTATCTGACAGTAGGTCATCCCTCCTCGAAAAGTACTCGTTCTCAGCTGGCAAAACATCGGAGAGACCGTCTTCCGTGCTGGATAGATATAACCGGCCGGCTTCGCGGGAAAAGAGCACAGAGCCCGAAGGAATATTGCGGTATGGATCCAGCACATATCCTGGATCGAATTTTGGTCGAACTTACGGCAACGATGGTAGGGTTGAGAAAAAGGACCATCCACCGGTCTCCTATAGAGGATTACGTCCCAATTCCGGAAAAACATCGCGCGAGCCTAGTCCGGAAGTCGGAAAAACGAATTCATTCAGGGTCTACTCAAGAGCGCCGTCTTATGGTCGTTCAGCTGCTTCTCCTAGTGAGTACAACTGTTTTGTgatacattataaaaaatatcgcagAAATATATAG